A window of the bacterium genome harbors these coding sequences:
- a CDS encoding elongation factor Tu, translating into QGLRFAIREGGHTVGAGVVSEIIK; encoded by the coding sequence AGCAAGGGTTACGGTTCGCCATTCGGGAAGGAGGCCATACCGTCGGCGCAGGCGTGGTCAGCGAAATCATTAAATAA